A stretch of the Cucurbita pepo subsp. pepo cultivar mu-cu-16 chromosome LG16, ASM280686v2, whole genome shotgun sequence genome encodes the following:
- the LOC111777344 gene encoding probable glucan 1,3-alpha-glucosidase: MGVSYLLLLLLLPLHFTFVLPWKKDEFRSCNQIPFCKRARAFKPGSCSLVAHDVSISDGDLTAVLLPRNQNPDHPSKPLLLALSVHQGGVLRLRIDEDPSLDPPKKRFEVPDVILDEFLSNKLWLQRFSTETIGSDLRPSSIVYLSDGYEAVLRQDPFEVFVREKSGKRVLSLNSNGLFDFEQLRVKKEGENWEEKFRGHIDTRPYGPQSISFDVSFYDADYVYGIPERATSLALKPTRGPGVEESEPYRLFNLDVFEYVHDSPFGIYGSVPFMISHGKLRGTSGFFWLNAAEMQVDVLGSGWDAESGISLPSSQGRIDSFWMSEAGIVDTFFFVGPEPKDVVRQYTSVTGTTAMPQLFATAYHQSRWNYRNEEDVANVDSKFDEHDIPYDVLVLDIDHTDGRRYFTWDSELFPHPEEMQRKLAAKGRHMVTIVDPHIKRDGYFPLHKEATKMGYYVKDATGNDYDGWCWPGSSSYLDMLSPQIRAWWGDKFSFENYVGSTPSLYIWNDMNEPSVFNGPEVTMPRNSLHQGGVEHRELHNVYGYYFQMATAEGLVKRGDGKDRPFVLSRALFAGSQRYGAVWTGDNTADWDHLRVSVPMVLALGLTGLSFSGADVGGYFGNPETELLVRWYQLGAFYPFFRGHAHHDAKRREPWLFGERNTELMRDAIRVRYMLLPYFYTLFREANTSGIPILRPLWMEFPSDEVTFRNDDAFMVGNALLVQGIYTKAAKTVSVYLPGEQSWFDFRTGTMYRGGITHRLKVSEESIPAFQKAGTILPRKDRFRRSSTQMVDDPYTLVVALNSSQAAEGELYIDDGKSFEFKQGAYIHRRFVFSGDKLTSLNVGPIDSSSIKFSSNCVIERIIVLGHSGSKSAIVEPENRKVDIELGPLHFLTGRHISVLTLRKPNLLITDDWTVKIL; the protein is encoded by the exons ATGGGAGTTTCCTACCTTCTCCTTCTACTCCTCTTGCCTCTGCATTTCACCTTCGTCCTCCCATGGAAGAAGGACGAGTTCAGGAGCTGTAACCAGATTCCCTTCTGCAAGCGAGCCCGCGCCTTTAAGCCTGGATCGTGTTCCCTTGTAGCTCATGATGTTTCTATTAGTGATGGGGACCTCACTGCCGTGCTCCTTCCCAGGAATCAGAACCCAGATCATCCATCCAAGCCCTTGTTACTCGCGCTTTCTGTGCATCAAGGCGGCGTTCTGCGCCTCAGGATCGACGAGGATCCTTCTTTAGATCCTCCCAAAAAGCGATTCGAGGTGCCGGATGTGATTCTCGATGAGTTTTTGAGCAATAAGCTTTGGTTGCAGCGATTTTCAACTGAGACGATTGGCTCCGATTTGAGGCCGTCTTCGATTGTGTACTTGTCCGATGGTTATGAGGCAGTGCTTCGGCAAGATCCTTTTGAGGTTTTCGTGCGTGAGAAGTCAGGTAAGCGCGTTTTATCTTTGAATTCAAATGGTTTATTCGATTTTGAGCAATTGAGGGTTAAAAAAGAAGGCGAGAACTGGGAGGAGAAGTTTAGAGGACATATTGATACCAGGCCGTACGGTCCCCAATCGATTAGTTTCGACGTTTCGTTTTATGATGCTGATTATGTTTATGGAATACCGGAGCGTGCAACTAGTCTCGCTCTTAAGCCCACCAGAGGACCCGGCGTCGAGGAGTCGGAACCTTATAGGCTGTTTAATTTGGATGTTTTCGAGTATGTTCATGATTCTCCGTTTGGGATTTACGGGTCAGTCCCTTTCATGATTTCACACGGTAAATTGCGGGGAACTTCTGggtttttttggttgaatgcTGCTGAAATGCAAGTTGATGTTCTTGGATCTGGCTGGGATGCTGAATCAGGGATTTCTCTTCCTTCATCTCAAGGTAGGATTGATAGTTTTTGGATGAGTGAGGCGGGCATTGTGGATACTTTCTTCTTTGTAGGTCCAGAGCCTAAGGATGTTGTTCGGCAGTACACAAGTGTGACGGGGACTACAGCAATGCCCCAGCTCTTTGCAACAGCATATCATCAATCTAGGTGGAATTATAGGAATGAAGAGGATGTTGCGAATGTGGATTCTAAATTTGATGAACATGATATTCCCTACGATGTGTTGGTGCTTGATATCGATCACACAGATGGAAGAAGGTATTTTACATGGGACAGTGAGCTTTTTCCCCATCCGGAAGAGATGCAGAGGAAGTTGGCTGCCAAAGGAAGGCACATGGTTACCATAGTGGATCCTCATATTAAGCGGGACGGTTATTTTCCATTGCATAAGGAAGCAACAAAGATGGGATATTATGTCAAGGATGCTACTGGAAATGATTATGATGGGTGGTGCTGGCCAGGTTCATCATCCTACCTAGACATGTTAAGTCCACAGATCAGGGCATGGTGGGGAGAcaagttttcttttgaaaactATGTTGGTTCGACTCCTTCCTTGTATATATGGAATGATATGAATGAGCCTTCTGTTTTCAATGGTCCAGAG GTTACAATGCCTCGAAATTCTCTACATCAAGGAGGTGTAGAACATCGAGAATTACACAATGTCTATGGATACTACTTTCAGATGGCTACTGCAGAGGGGCTAGTTAAGCGGGGTGATGGAAAGGATAGGCCTTTTGTGCTCTCGCGAGCACTTTTTGCTGGAAGCCAAAGATATGGAGCAGTATGGACGGGGGATAACACAGCTGATTGGGATCATCTCAGGGTTTCTGTTCCGATGGTTTTGGCTCTTGGCCTTACTGGATTGTCATTCTCCG GTGCCGATGTTGGTGGTTATTTTGGAAATCCTGAGACTGAGCTGTTAGTGCGTTGGTATCAGCTAGGTGCCTTTTATCCCTTCTTTAGAGGCCATGCTCACCACGACGCCAAAAGGAGAGAACCTTGGTTATTCGG GGAACGAAATACAGAATTGATGAGAGATGCTATACGTGTTCGGTACATGTTGCTACCTTATTTCTATACCCTATTTCGAGAAGCAAATACAAGTGGTATTCCTATTTTACGTCCATTGTGGATGGAATTTCCATCTGATGAAGTTACATTCAGAAATGATGACGCTTTTATGGTGGGGAATGCTCTTTTAGTGCAAGGAATATATACCAAG GCAGCTAAAACAGTGTCGGTGTATTTGCCTGGCGAACAGTCTTGGTTTGATTTTAGAACTGGAACTATGTATAGGGGTGGCATCACCCACCGGCTAAAGGTTTCTGAAGAAAGCATCCCTGCTTTCCAAAAAGCTGGAACGATACTGCCCCGCAAAGACCGCTTTCGCCGGAGCTCTACACAGATGGTGGATGACCCCTACACTTTG GTGGTAGCTCTTAATAGTTCACAAGCAGCAGAAGGCGAGCTTTACATTGATGACGGTAAAAGCTTCGAATTTAAGCAAGGCGCATACATCCATCGCCGATTCGTGTTCTCAGGGGACAAGCTTACATCATTGAACGTGGGACCTATTGATTCTAGTAGCATCAAGTTTTCTTCCAACTGTGTTATTGAGAGGATTATAGTTCTTGGACATAGTGGATCAAAATCTGCTATAGTTGAGCCAGAAAATAGAAAGGTTGATATCGAACTTGGTCCACTGCACTTCCTGACAGGGCGACACATATCCGTTCTTACACTTCGGAAGCCCAACTTGTTGATTACAGATGATTGGACGGTAAAAATTTTGTAA
- the LOC111777348 gene encoding uncharacterized protein LOC111777348, which translates to MALCISIPSFLDSVTASSLSRKYFSLRRRPSNSVRFLNLSLPTWPLCICRASNSQPGPSPKQSASTASKKRKKKGKGDTKVFNPRDIEVEDDFSVDEAGPSSSTSNSSYLSYHPTTLPKPPAGFVLDDHGKVLMASNKRIATMVDPLNNLPLECVIRRIFRSSKGDECMLLCPVDTPVQILKSKNIDGWSAVSDDEVETILPAAAYALAKIHMHLVHSGFCYTARGGFCYSEEDIFDFCTDDGQDVDVDGLPNEGVEITCFDMDGAHYMIYTPSDPLLFVATKDKLGQLTIADDELLEDPATISAIDEETEFNALVEEEAALLESVLGKE; encoded by the exons ATGGCGCTGTGTATCTCTATTCCTTCCTTCTTGGATTCTGTAACTGCTTCTTCGCTATCTCGCAAGTATTTTAGCCTCAGACGGCGGCCTTCCAATTCCGTCCGTTTTCTTAACTTGAGCCTTCCCACTTGGCCACTATGTATCTGCCGAGCTTCCAATTCTCAACCTGGACCGTCACCCAAACAGTCTGCCTCCACCGCTTctaagaagaggaagaaaaagggtAAGGGAGATACCAAGGTTTTCAATCCTAGAGACATTGAAGTTGAGGACGATTTTAGTGTCGATGAGGCTGGACCCTCGAGCTCTACTTCCAATTCCAGTTATTTGTCGTACCACCCGACGACGTTGCCGAAACCGCCAGCTGGGTTTGTGTTAGATGACCATGGAAAGGTCCTCATGGCTTCAAACAAGCGAATTGCTACCATG GTCGATCCTTTAAATAACTTGCCTTTAGAATGCGTTATAAGAAGAATTTTTAGAAGTTCAAAAGGGGATGAGTGCATGCTGCTTTGCCCTGTGGACAC GCCTGTTCAAATATTGAAGAGCAAGAATATTGACGGATGGTCAGCT GTGAGTGATGATGAAGTTGAAACTATTCTCCCTGCTGCTGCTTATGCTCTTGCCAAAATACACATGCATTTGGTACACAGCGg ATTTTGCTATACAGCGAGGGGAGGATTTTGCTATTCAGAAGAGGACATCTTTGATTTCTGCACAG ATGATGGACAAGATGTAGATGTAGATGGCTTGCCTAATGAGGGTGTAGAGATCACTTGCTTTGATATG GATGGAGCACATTACATGATTTATACGCCATCTGATCCGCTTCTTTTTGTTGCTACGAAG GACAAGCTTGGACAACTTACAATTGCTGATGAT GAGCTCTTGGAGGACCCAGCAACTATCAGTGCCATAGACGAAGAGACTGAATTTAACGCACTGGTG GAAGAGGAGGCTGCTCTCCTTGAATCAGTTTTAGGGAAAGAATAA